In Candidatus Liberibacter africanus PTSAPSY, the genomic stretch AATGGTTTGTTATTAGAATGTGAATAAATAGAAAACGTAAGTTCATCGTCTACAATTGGTAAGCCTGGTTTGTATATGCTATGTAAACGTATTCCTCCTGCATTGAATATGAATACTTGTTTTTGCTGTTTTTCTTTTGGACTAATGGTTATTTTTTTAACGACTCCAACGTGACCAAAAGAAGCGCTAATTAAATACTCTCCTGGGAAAAGGTCAAGGGATATTTTGCCACCGATAATTTTTTTGATCATTGTTAAAGTATTTTTTTTATTCGGAATAGCATCAAATACATGCCAAGAGATTCCACTGTTTATCGACGGACTATTATCAGTTAATCTTGCTTCACAGGTTATTTTTTGTGCATCGACTATTCGTTTTCCTTTTCCCTGTGATATATCGCTAGGTGATATAGATTGTGCATGCGCATCACTAGAATTTTCTGCGTGGGCATCATGTGATAAGAAAACGATTGTGCTAACAACCATGCTGATAAGATAATAAGGAAATTTATATGACTTCATTATGGTTTTAATTGGTTTCTAATTAGGCGGTTTTATGAAAAAATTTCTTGTTCAAACTAATATTCTCTTATCCGAGAAAATGACGTTCTGAGTCATCTATACATTCAGTAAAAAATATATTATTTTGCATCATTATATGGTTACGAGGTTGATATTTCTATAGGGTAATATTTATTATTTTTTTGAATGAAAATAAATATAAAAATTTATTTTCCATGTGATTAAATGTTTTTTGTTATTATTATGTGTTTTTAAATGAGGATATAGTATTTTTTTAGAAAGTATTCTTCATGCGCGGTATCCTTTGAAAAAAAGTATTATGGTTTAGGAAGGTATGTTACTTATGTGTTTTCATTATTATATTGGTGAATACATAATTCTTTCGGCATGTTGATTATAGTATCTGTTTTTGATAATTTTATACGGGTGTTTTTAGAGTGGATTTTTATTATAGCATATCTTCTATGGTGATTGATATTGTCAGGTCAAAAAGATGAATATATTTGATTCTCGTGCAATTTGTGGTGATTTTCCAGTAAGTATTTTTTTTATTTTTGTAGTGCTTTATACTATTGTTTGTGCGTCTATTATCGGAACTTGGAAATACGGCGTATATAAACGTCCCGCACTAGATATGATCGCTTCCATGATTTGTGGATTGCTAATGTCCCTTTTGATTATCCTATCTTTTATGATCATGCGCGACAGAAAATTGCCTGCACATACAAAATCTCTTATGCACAAAGAAGAAGAACACTAATTTTAATTGTTAGATAAGAACAGAAAATAGAAAAGAGACATATGAATGTCTAAATAAAAAACAAATCCTCTTGTAAAACAAGTTGAACAAGATTCTACTATAAAAAAATACCTAATACAACGATACTAAAATACGTTGTGAGAAACAGTTTACACATTACGGAAGAAACGATCTCATCCCTGTCTAACTTTAAAACGAGGATTAAGCTTGTTTATGATGTAAATCTTATTTTTACGACGTACAACTTTATTTGCACGATGACGCAATTTAAGCACTCGAAGGGAACTTCTGATCTTCACAATTGGCACTCCAGACATAAATAACAGATGGAGATACGTCTATCGTTTTTTTGTTTTTAAGTCAATACTTTCATCAAAATATGTTATTCGTTTTTGTTATGATAATAGAAAGTTTGAGACCGTATGTTTTGGATATATTTGTGTTACATGTCCCATTTTTCTTCCGGGAAGAGTTTTTGATTTTCCATAAATATGTACAAGACTAGAATTGCAGTTAAGCCATTTTTCATATTGCTCAATATCAGATCCGATAAGGTTATGCATCACGCAATTTGAATGTCTATCCGGATTGCCGAGAGGAAGATTGGTAATGCTGCGAATATGCTGTTCAAATTGTGAAGTAGTGCAACATGCTTCTGTCCAATGTCCCGAATTATGGACGCGAGGAGCCATTTCATTAGCAATAACTTTGCCATCTTCTGTGACAAAGAATTCTATACAAAGGATGCCAACATAATTTAGCTTTGTTAAAACTTTTTTCATTGCGCTGTATGCTAAGAAAGATGTTTTTTTGCTAATGGGAGAGGGTACTCTGGATTGGTGTAGTATGCCATCAATATGTGTATTTTGTATAGGGTCGTAGAAGCATATAGATCCATTTAATGCGCGGGCTGCAATAATTGATATTTCACAACTAAATGTTGCAAATCTTTCAAATATTAAAGGTACATTACCAAGAGAAGCGTATAGGTTTTTTGTAGAATCGTTTTCATTGTAGATTTGTTGCCCTTTGCCGTCATATCCCATGCGGCGCGTTTTCAATATGCCTTTTCCTTGAAATGCATTAAGAGTCTTTGTGAGAGATTCCTGTGAACTAATTTCGTAAAAATCTACTGTGGGAATTCCGGATTCTTGAAAAAATTGCTTTTCATACAAACGATCTTGAGAAATTTCAATTGCTTTAGAAGATGGGTATATTGGGAGAAGTGTAGAGAGATATGAGATTGATTTCGCAGGAATGTTTTCAGATTCATATGTTGCATAATCACAGAGGTTAGCAAATGTATTCAAGGCTTGGATGTCGTCATGTTGTGCGACGATTTGCCGAGTGGAAACTTGATTTGCAGGACAGTCAGCATTGGGATCTAAAATAACAATGCTAAATCCTAAGCGGGCAGCAGCCATAGAGAGCATTCGCGCTAATTGTCCCCCTCCAATAATGCCGATTGTTCTTTGATTCATGCTGAAATGTCCTTTGGATATTCAGAAACTGATTTCGTTTGTTGAGCACGCCAATCATTTAAACGTTCAGTCAGCTCTTCATCATTAAGTGCAAGAATTGCTATTGCCAGTAAAGCTGCATTGATTGCCCCAGGATGCCCAATAGCCATGGTGCCGACAGGCACTCCTGCAGGCATTTGAACAATTGATAGAAGACTGTCTATTCCGCCAAGTGCTTGTGATATGATTGGAACTCCTAAAACTGGAAGAGATGTCATAGATGCAATCATTCCAGGTAGATGTGCCGCTCCACCAGCTCCGGCAATCACTAATTTAAATCCTTCGAAATGGGCGTTTTTAGCAAATTCTACCAATCGATCGGGAGTGCGGTGTGCAGAAATAATGCGTGATTCATAATCAATGCCTAACGTGTCTAACATGTCGGCTGCATATTTCATGATTTTCCAATCAGATTGACTTCCCATGATAATGGCAATAGGTGGGGCTATTATATTCATAACTTGTTCCTTTATGCATGATGTTGTCAGGAATAACTTTCTTTGGGAACAAGTATGGGATACGTTTCATTGATAATTAAAGGTGTATGATTCATTTTGAAATCCTGGTTTTTTGTATTTTAGTAAAGAATATCTTCTATTCCATGTCTTTGAACATATGGATTTTTCGTATAATAATTGATGATATTAAAGTTACTTTATTGTGAAATTGAATACTTTGTGGCTCAAGATGTTTTGAAAATTTTGAATGTTTATGAATCTCAAACTTGTTCCTTTATAGATGGCACGACTTTTAATTACACTTCTGTTTTTGCGATAATTTTCAAAGAGATGTTGGTGTTGATTCAGTATCCTACTATGCTTGTTTGAAAGCTATTATGAAATCAAGTTTATTGATTATTGTCAATCACCCTTTTTTATTCGGTGACGATTCCTTTTATTTTAGTGATGTTAGAATAGTATGACATAATATGATAAATATAAATATTTATCCTTTTTTTATTCATTTAATATCCATCCATACGTTTTGCGTTGATAAGATGTTTTTATAATGAAGATGTTGGTAAGTCGTTGACTTTATTTATAGAAAAGATACGATAACCCCTCTGATGGTTTAGATTATCTCGAATACAAGTGCATTTTCAGTTGTCTACGCTTGTTTTTTAAATTAATTACACAGAAAAGAGATCCTCATATGTCGTATTCCGCCCTTCTTAATGTTATGGTAAGCGCCGTTTTAAAGGCTGGGAAATTACTATCACGCGATTTTGGTGAAGTTCAAAATTTGCAAGCTTCTTTAAAAGGTCCGCATGATTTTGTGACGAGATCTCGTTTAAAATGTCAAGAAATTATTTATCAGGAATTACTATGTGCTCGTCCTAAGTATGGTTTTTATAGTGGGGGGAAAGTATGTGATGGAGAGGATAATACTGCACGCTGGATTGTTGATCCGTTGAATGGTTTTACAAATTTTTTATATGCCATCCCACATTTCTGTGTTTCCATTGCTCTAGAGCGTAATCAAGAAATAGTCGCTAGCGTTGTTTTTAATCCCATTACAGATGAATTGTTCACAGCTGAACGTGGTGCTGGATCTTTTTTAAATGATCGTCGTATACGAGTTTCTTCTCGTAAAAACTTACCTCAGTCTATTGTTTGTTATAGCAGTTTACGTGTCGATGAAAAGCAAACAAGTGATTATTTCACACAATTATACCGTATTATGAATTATGTAGTCGGAACTCGTAGTTTTGGATCAGAAGCTCTTGACCTATCCTATATTGCTGCAGGTCGATTTGATGGTTTTTGGGGATATGGGCTTCCGATATGGTGTATTTCAGCTGGATTGCTTATTGTTCGCGAATCAGGGGGTTTTTCAACTGGTTTGTTAGGAGAAAATGTGGTCGCTAAAACCAAAGGTGTTGTTAGTGGTAATATGCATGTCCATAAAAAACTTTTGGATATCCTGAAATCCTAGATTTTAATGGCAAAATTTATATTATTTTGCCATGTTGATGGTGATATACTTAATATTAACACAACAGCTCTTAATAGTTCGGTTTTATCTAGAATATTGGGAGTGTGGATGATTAGGGCTGCTCCTGTCGTTATAAAATGCTATTATACTGTCTACAATTAAGCGCGATAGCGATAAGAGTGATGTATGGGATGGTTATATCTAGTTGGTAGCAAAAACAGCCGATACATCATATTCAATTGCAGGGATAATATTTTCTGATTGAAAGTCAAGATTCAATAAAATTCAGGGGATTAATTTTGACTCTGATATATGACGTTTAATGATTTACATTGTTCATGAGGATGTTCCGGGAATAATGAGTTTTATTGGTAATGTTTTATGATAATCTAACATCAATTTCATCTTGGGACTAGTAAGTCGAAAAGAAAAAGATATGTTTTCCTTTGTATAGATGGGTTTATTTCGGATTATGTTTTAGAAAAGTTATCGGGTAATATTGCGATTCGTTTTGTCAAACAATTTGAGTTTAATGTTGATTGATTTTCTATAAATATGCTAGATAAGGTTATAATTATCGTACGCGATAAAAATTGGGATGGTTATAAACTTGGGACACGATATTGAATAGCCTAGATTTGGATAAGAAGCCAAAATATGTGCGGGTTGTGGTGGCTATGTCCGGAGGAGTTGATTCTTCTGTTGTTGCCGCGCTTCTTAAGCGTGATGGATATAATGTGATTGGCGTTACCCTGCAACTATATAATGGAGGGGGGGGCTCTAAAAGAAAAGGTTCTTGTTGCGCTGGACAAGATATATATGATGCTCGTCGTGTTTGTGAATCCATTGATGTTCCACATTATGTTTTTGACTACGAAGAGCGTTTTCACAATGCAGTTATTGTCCCTTTTGCTACTTCATATGCTGACGGAGAAACGCCTTTACCATGTGTGAGTTGTAATCAAACTGTTAAATTTTCGGATCTTCTGTCTGTAACGCATCAATTAGGGGCAGATGTCTTGGCGACCGGTCATTATATACGCTCGCGTTTTCATGTTGGGAGTGATGGAAGGTCTCGTCGTATAATGTGTCGTCCAATAGATTCAGAGCGGGATCAAAGTTACTTCTTATTCGCTACTACTCAGCAACAGTTGCGTGATTTACGTTTTCCTCTTGGGGATATGAAAAAGGAATCTGTAAGAGATTTAGCGCGAGAGATGGGTTTAGAAGTGGCAGATAAATCTGACAGTCAGGATATATGCTTTGTTCAAAAGGGAAAATATTTTGACATAGTTAAAAGAATCAATGCTGATATTCCTATGGAAGGGGATATTGTGCATTTAAATGGGCAGGTTTTAGGGCGCCACAATGGGATTATAAATTACACTATAGGACAAAGACGTGGTCTTGGTGTGGCAACGGGTGATCCTCTTTTTGTCGTTCATTTGGACAAACATAATTCCCGGGTTATTGTTGGTCCGAAAGA encodes the following:
- a CDS encoding ribosomal protein bL36, with the protein product MKIRSSLRVLKLRHRANKVVRRKNKIYIINKLNPRFKVRQG
- a CDS encoding 5-(carboxyamino)imidazole ribonucleotide synthase, which produces MNQRTIGIIGGGQLARMLSMAAARLGFSIVILDPNADCPANQVSTRQIVAQHDDIQALNTFANLCDYATYESENIPAKSISYLSTLLPIYPSSKAIEISQDRLYEKQFFQESGIPTVDFYEISSQESLTKTLNAFQGKGILKTRRMGYDGKGQQIYNENDSTKNLYASLGNVPLIFERFATFSCEISIIAARALNGSICFYDPIQNTHIDGILHQSRVPSPISKKTSFLAYSAMKKVLTKLNYVGILCIEFFVTEDGKVIANEMAPRVHNSGHWTEACCTTSQFEQHIRSITNLPLGNPDRHSNCVMHNLIGSDIEQYEKWLNCNSSLVHIYGKSKTLPGRKMGHVTQIYPKHTVSNFLLS
- the purE gene encoding 5-(carboxyamino)imidazole ribonucleotide mutase — encoded protein: MNIIAPPIAIIMGSQSDWKIMKYAADMLDTLGIDYESRIISAHRTPDRLVEFAKNAHFEGFKLVIAGAGGAAHLPGMIASMTSLPVLGVPIISQALGGIDSLLSIVQMPAGVPVGTMAIGHPGAINAALLAIAILALNDEELTERLNDWRAQQTKSVSEYPKDISA
- a CDS encoding inositol monophosphatase family protein, yielding MSYSALLNVMVSAVLKAGKLLSRDFGEVQNLQASLKGPHDFVTRSRLKCQEIIYQELLCARPKYGFYSGGKVCDGEDNTARWIVDPLNGFTNFLYAIPHFCVSIALERNQEIVASVVFNPITDELFTAERGAGSFLNDRRIRVSSRKNLPQSIVCYSSLRVDEKQTSDYFTQLYRIMNYVVGTRSFGSEALDLSYIAAGRFDGFWGYGLPIWCISAGLLIVRESGGFSTGLLGENVVAKTKGVVSGNMHVHKKLLDILKS
- the mnmA gene encoding tRNA 2-thiouridine(34) synthase MnmA translates to MNSLDLDKKPKYVRVVVAMSGGVDSSVVAALLKRDGYNVIGVTLQLYNGGGGSKRKGSCCAGQDIYDARRVCESIDVPHYVFDYEERFHNAVIVPFATSYADGETPLPCVSCNQTVKFSDLLSVTHQLGADVLATGHYIRSRFHVGSDGRSRRIMCRPIDSERDQSYFLFATTQQQLRDLRFPLGDMKKESVRDLAREMGLEVADKSDSQDICFVQKGKYFDIVKRINADIPMEGDIVHLNGQVLGRHNGIINYTIGQRRGLGVATGDPLFVVHLDKHNSRVIVGPKEALEVHRIYLREINWLGDGLFENVVVDGFQCFVKIRSSQDPGAAFVKKDDNGVYVEFEKSELGVAPGQACVFYTTDSNEARVLGGGIISRSKRLDEVEASLLSLG